From a single Streptomyces misionensis genomic region:
- a CDS encoding YciI family protein, producing MEFFCHHRDRPGSFPLRKQLLEEHWSYMDLFQKEMIARGPTLAADGETPTGSVHVLDLPDPAAARAFAFDEPGYQAGAYRDVLLRRWRNLLGRTMWEFPGGRAGGDRYLVLGLGEGEAADLTVPAERGADLIAYGPLLSDDATAWLGTAALLRAPDPAAARALLTEDRYAAIEVHAWRPGGRPS from the coding sequence ATGGAGTTCTTCTGCCACCACCGCGACCGGCCCGGCTCCTTCCCGCTGCGCAAACAGCTGCTGGAAGAGCACTGGTCGTACATGGACCTGTTCCAGAAGGAGATGATCGCCCGCGGCCCGACCCTCGCGGCCGACGGCGAGACGCCCACCGGCAGCGTGCACGTCCTGGACCTGCCGGACCCGGCCGCGGCACGCGCGTTCGCCTTCGACGAGCCCGGCTACCAGGCGGGCGCCTACCGGGACGTACTGCTGCGCCGCTGGCGCAATCTGCTCGGGCGCACCATGTGGGAGTTCCCCGGCGGCCGCGCCGGAGGCGACCGCTACCTGGTGCTCGGCCTCGGCGAGGGCGAGGCCGCCGACCTCACGGTACCGGCCGAGCGCGGTGCGGACCTGATCGCCTACGGCCCCCTCCTCTCCGACGACGCCACCGCATGGCTGGGCACGGCGGCACTGCTGCGTGCCCCGGACCCGGCCGCCGCCCGCGCCCTGCTGACCGAGGACCGTTACGCCGCTATCGAGGTGCACGCCTGGCGGCCGGGCGGCCGGCCGTCCTGA
- a CDS encoding alpha/beta hydrolase — protein sequence MSDAVAPAQPVLEPAAAEFAAATDKPPFPFDLPPAEGRKAVDEVQSGDIEKPAVDEEWITVSGGPTGSVRARIVRPAGACGTLPVVLYLHGAGWVFGNAHTHDRLVRELAVGARAAVVFPEYDLSPEARYPVAIEQNHTVARWVVEQGATKDLDGSRLAVAGDSVGGNMAAALTLMAKERGGPALAQQVLFYPVTDASFDTPSYHQFATGYYLRRDGMQWFWDQYTTDAADRARITASPLRATTEQLGGLPPALVITGEADVLRDEGEAYAAKLRAAGVPVTAVRFQGIIHDFVMLNALRGTHAARTAIGLACRTLHEALHTG from the coding sequence ATGTCCGATGCCGTAGCACCGGCGCAGCCGGTACTGGAGCCCGCCGCCGCCGAGTTCGCGGCGGCCACCGACAAGCCGCCGTTCCCGTTCGACCTGCCGCCGGCCGAGGGCCGCAAGGCGGTCGACGAGGTGCAGTCCGGCGACATCGAGAAACCGGCGGTCGACGAGGAGTGGATCACCGTCTCGGGCGGCCCGACGGGCAGTGTGCGGGCGCGGATCGTCAGGCCCGCCGGGGCCTGCGGGACGCTCCCGGTCGTCCTGTACCTGCACGGCGCCGGCTGGGTCTTCGGCAACGCCCACACCCATGACCGGCTGGTGCGGGAACTCGCGGTCGGTGCCCGGGCCGCGGTGGTCTTCCCCGAGTACGACCTCTCCCCCGAGGCGCGCTACCCGGTCGCCATCGAGCAGAACCACACCGTCGCCCGCTGGGTGGTGGAGCAGGGCGCGACCAAGGACCTGGACGGCTCGCGGCTGGCGGTCGCCGGGGACTCCGTGGGCGGCAACATGGCGGCGGCGCTCACCCTGATGGCCAAGGAGCGCGGCGGCCCGGCGCTGGCGCAGCAGGTGCTGTTCTACCCGGTCACCGACGCGAGCTTCGACACGCCGTCGTACCACCAGTTCGCCACCGGCTACTACCTGCGCCGGGACGGCATGCAGTGGTTCTGGGACCAGTACACGACCGACGCGGCCGACCGCGCCCGGATCACCGCCTCGCCGCTGCGCGCCACCACCGAGCAGCTCGGCGGGCTGCCGCCGGCGCTGGTGATCACCGGCGAGGCGGATGTGCTGCGCGACGAGGGCGAGGCCTACGCGGCCAAGCTGCGCGCGGCGGGCGTCCCCGTCACCGCCGTCCGCTTCCAGGGCATCATCCACGACTTCGTGATGCTCAACGCCCTGCGCGGGACGCACGCCGCGCGGACCGCCATCGGCCTGGCCTGCCGCACCCTGCACGAGGCGCTGCACACCGGCTGA
- a CDS encoding YdeI/OmpD-associated family protein, with amino-acid sequence MSHGSSPTNDPVLFFATRQAWEEWLEENHADARGVWLKIARKGSAPPVPDAVDYPGALESALCFGWIDGQKKKLDERHWLQRFTPRRPAGRWSRLNREKATRLIEEGRMRPAGLREVERARADGRWEAAYAGPRTATVPDDLRAALDAVPRAAAFFATLDSRNRYAVLHRVEEAKRAETRAARIARFVAMLAEERKLHP; translated from the coding sequence ATGTCCCACGGCTCATCACCCACGAACGATCCGGTGCTCTTCTTCGCCACGCGGCAGGCGTGGGAGGAGTGGCTGGAGGAGAACCACGCGGACGCCAGGGGCGTGTGGCTGAAGATCGCCCGGAAGGGCTCCGCGCCGCCCGTCCCCGACGCGGTCGACTATCCGGGCGCGTTGGAGTCCGCGCTCTGCTTCGGCTGGATCGACGGGCAGAAGAAGAAGCTGGACGAACGGCACTGGCTCCAGCGGTTCACCCCGCGGCGGCCCGCCGGCCGGTGGTCGCGGCTGAACCGGGAGAAGGCCACGCGGCTCATCGAGGAGGGCCGGATGCGTCCCGCCGGCCTGCGGGAGGTGGAGCGGGCCCGGGCCGACGGCCGCTGGGAGGCGGCCTACGCCGGTCCGCGCACGGCCACGGTGCCCGACGACCTGCGCGCCGCACTGGACGCCGTTCCCCGCGCGGCCGCCTTCTTCGCGACCCTGGACAGCCGCAACCGCTACGCCGTCCTCCACCGCGTCGAGGAGGCGAAGCGGGCCGAGACGCGGGCGGCCCGGATCGCCAGGTTCGTCGCCATGCTCGCCGAGGAACGCAAGCTCCATCCCTGA
- a CDS encoding alpha/beta hydrolase: protein MHSLRFTAESSSNGMVERDFTLGDVPGVLWSPASGTERAPLVLMGHGGGQHKKHPAMTGRAQRLVTGCGLHVAVVDAPGHGDRPRSARDEQDIAELRKAQAAGAPEGPIVVPYNARLAELAVPEWQAVLDALQELPEIGPDGPVGYFGIGLGTAIGVPLVAAEPRIVSAAFGMNWPDALFETAQQITVPIEFAMQWDDERIPREASLALFDAFASKEKTLHANAGKHFDMPRFEADSAVRFLARHLGRTVTSAP from the coding sequence ATGCATTCTCTGCGATTCACCGCCGAGTCGTCCTCGAACGGCATGGTCGAACGCGACTTCACCCTGGGCGACGTCCCCGGAGTCCTCTGGTCGCCGGCCTCCGGCACCGAGCGCGCCCCCCTGGTCCTGATGGGCCACGGCGGCGGACAGCACAAGAAGCACCCGGCGATGACGGGCCGGGCCCAGCGACTCGTCACCGGCTGCGGTCTCCATGTCGCCGTCGTCGACGCGCCCGGCCACGGCGACCGGCCGCGCTCCGCGCGGGACGAGCAGGACATCGCCGAGCTGCGCAAGGCGCAGGCGGCGGGCGCCCCGGAAGGCCCGATCGTCGTTCCCTACAACGCCCGCCTGGCCGAACTGGCCGTGCCCGAGTGGCAGGCGGTCCTGGACGCCCTTCAGGAACTTCCGGAGATCGGCCCCGACGGGCCGGTGGGCTACTTCGGCATCGGCCTGGGCACCGCGATCGGGGTGCCGCTGGTGGCGGCCGAGCCCCGGATCGTGTCCGCGGCCTTCGGGATGAACTGGCCCGACGCCCTGTTCGAGACGGCGCAGCAGATCACCGTTCCGATCGAGTTCGCCATGCAATGGGACGACGAGCGCATCCCGCGCGAGGCGAGCCTCGCGCTGTTCGACGCCTTCGCCTCGAAGGAGAAGACGTTGCACGCCAACGCGGGCAAGCACTTCGACATGCCCAGGTTCGAGGCCGACAGCGCGGTCCGGTTCCTCGCCCGGCACCTCGGCCGGACGGTCACCTCAGCGCCCTGA
- a CDS encoding GreA/GreB family elongation factor produces MTGDPEPISAEARRALEQELADLLDERRMVAGTLKDNPDVGDQADQADELQRVNQLDRLDRRIADITERLRQAELAGPARTDAVGVGSTVTVRFADGSVETLQIGEGAEALDQNLVTADSPLGRALLGRRAGDSVRYDTPDGPASAAVESIGEPPA; encoded by the coding sequence ATGACCGGTGATCCCGAGCCGATCAGCGCCGAGGCGCGGCGCGCGCTGGAGCAGGAGTTGGCCGATCTGCTGGACGAGCGCCGGATGGTCGCCGGAACGCTGAAGGACAATCCGGACGTCGGCGACCAGGCCGATCAGGCGGACGAGTTGCAGCGGGTGAACCAACTGGACCGTCTCGACCGCCGGATCGCGGACATCACCGAGCGGCTGCGCCAGGCGGAACTGGCCGGGCCCGCGCGGACCGATGCGGTCGGGGTCGGCAGCACGGTCACCGTGCGCTTCGCGGACGGCTCGGTGGAGACCCTGCAGATCGGCGAGGGCGCCGAGGCGCTCGACCAGAACCTGGTCACCGCGGACAGCCCGCTCGGCCGTGCCCTGCTCGGCCGCCGCGCGGGGGACAGCGTCCGGTACGACACCCCGGACGGCCCCGCGAGCGCGGCCGTGGAGTCGATCGGGGAGCCGCCCGCGTAG
- a CDS encoding ATP-dependent Clp protease ATP-binding subunit produces MSMPFGAPFGSQDPFSELLNRFFGMSPASSPPAVQRVPIGRLLTESSQQLLNLAAQRAAEDGTSDLDTEHLLWAATKVEPARRLLLQVDVDPDTLANEIAKVLPRESGQPSAQPGLTPAAKRTLGAAYARSQAAGVSYIGPEHILAALLGDSDTGAARLLRAEGMDNGKLAGLAEQAARPESTPPERRQPATTLDEYGRDLTDEAKAGKLDPVVGRAEEIEQTVEILSRRSKNNPVLIGEPGVGKTAIVEGLAQRIVAGEVPDTLKNKRVVALDLSAMVAGAQYRGQFEERLKKVIEDVQTAGGSIILFIDELHTVVGAGATGEGSMDAGNMLKPALARGELHVVGATTIDEYRKYVEKDAALERRFQPVMVPEPTVEETVQILEGLRDAYEAHHQVRFDDGALAAAAEMSDRYITDRFLPDKAIDVMDQAGARVRLRSASRSTEVVSREDRIAVLRRELEQAVSAEDFERASELKREVSEAEAELAGIEERREGVVSVTASDIADVVSRRTGIPVSQLTASEKEKLLRLEEEMHARIVGQDEAVTAVSQAVRRNRAGMGDPDRPVGSFLFLGPTGVGKTELAKTLAALLFGEEDRMVRFDMSEFQEKHTVARLVGAPPGYVGYEEAGQLTEKVRRQPYSVVLFDEVEKAHPDVFNTLLQILDDGRLTDAQGRTVDFRHCVVIMTSNIGAHRILDHQGDVSELKDELMEDLRGRFLPEFLNRIDDIIIFHGLTEDDLSQIVDHLLDRSKHRVHAQGMRLEVTEAAKKLLIAHGHQPEFGARPLRRTIQAELDNRIATLLLGGEADPGDTIVADVEKDSLHCSVRKPA; encoded by the coding sequence ATGTCGATGCCGTTCGGCGCCCCCTTCGGTTCCCAGGACCCCTTCAGCGAGTTGCTGAATCGTTTCTTCGGGATGTCGCCGGCGTCCTCGCCGCCCGCGGTGCAGCGCGTGCCGATCGGGCGGCTGCTGACCGAGTCGTCGCAGCAACTCCTCAACCTGGCCGCGCAGCGGGCGGCCGAGGACGGCACGTCCGACCTCGACACCGAGCACCTGTTGTGGGCCGCCACGAAGGTGGAGCCCGCGCGCCGGCTGCTGCTCCAGGTGGACGTGGACCCCGACACCCTCGCCAACGAGATCGCCAAGGTGCTGCCCCGCGAGTCCGGCCAGCCCTCCGCGCAGCCCGGCCTGACCCCCGCGGCCAAGCGCACCCTCGGTGCCGCCTACGCCCGGTCCCAGGCGGCCGGGGTGTCGTACATCGGTCCCGAGCACATCCTCGCCGCGCTGCTCGGCGACAGTGACACCGGTGCGGCCCGGCTGCTGCGGGCCGAGGGCATGGACAACGGGAAGCTGGCGGGCCTCGCCGAACAGGCCGCCCGCCCCGAGAGCACGCCCCCGGAGCGCAGACAGCCGGCGACCACACTGGACGAGTACGGCCGCGATCTGACCGACGAGGCCAAGGCGGGCAAGCTGGACCCGGTGGTGGGCCGGGCCGAGGAGATCGAGCAGACCGTCGAGATCCTGTCCCGGCGCTCCAAGAACAACCCCGTGCTGATCGGCGAGCCCGGCGTCGGCAAGACCGCGATCGTGGAGGGCCTCGCCCAGCGGATCGTGGCCGGTGAGGTCCCCGACACCCTGAAGAACAAGCGGGTCGTCGCGCTCGACCTGTCGGCCATGGTGGCGGGCGCGCAGTACCGGGGCCAGTTCGAGGAGCGGCTGAAGAAGGTCATCGAGGACGTCCAGACGGCCGGTGGCAGCATCATCCTCTTCATCGACGAACTGCACACGGTCGTCGGCGCCGGGGCGACGGGCGAGGGCTCCATGGACGCGGGCAACATGCTCAAACCGGCGCTGGCACGCGGTGAGTTGCACGTCGTCGGCGCCACCACCATCGACGAGTACCGCAAGTACGTCGAGAAGGACGCGGCCCTGGAACGCCGCTTCCAGCCGGTGATGGTGCCCGAGCCGACCGTCGAGGAGACGGTGCAGATCCTCGAAGGGCTGCGGGACGCCTACGAGGCGCACCACCAGGTCCGGTTCGACGACGGCGCGCTGGCGGCCGCGGCCGAGATGTCGGACCGCTACATCACCGACCGCTTCCTGCCCGACAAGGCCATCGACGTCATGGACCAGGCGGGCGCCCGGGTACGGCTGCGCAGCGCGAGCCGATCCACCGAGGTCGTCAGCCGCGAGGACCGTATCGCGGTGCTCCGCCGGGAGCTCGAACAGGCCGTGTCCGCCGAGGACTTCGAGCGGGCGTCGGAGCTGAAGCGGGAGGTCTCCGAGGCGGAGGCCGAACTCGCCGGCATCGAGGAACGCCGCGAGGGCGTCGTCTCCGTCACCGCGTCCGACATCGCGGACGTCGTCTCCCGGCGCACCGGGATCCCCGTCTCCCAGCTCACCGCCAGCGAGAAGGAGAAACTCCTGCGGCTGGAAGAGGAGATGCACGCCAGGATCGTCGGCCAGGACGAGGCGGTCACCGCAGTCTCGCAGGCCGTGCGCCGCAACCGCGCGGGCATGGGCGACCCCGATCGCCCCGTCGGCTCCTTCCTGTTCCTCGGCCCCACCGGGGTGGGCAAGACCGAACTCGCCAAGACGCTCGCCGCGTTGCTGTTCGGCGAGGAGGACCGCATGGTCCGCTTCGACATGAGCGAGTTCCAGGAGAAGCACACCGTCGCCCGGCTCGTCGGCGCCCCGCCCGGGTACGTCGGTTACGAGGAGGCGGGCCAGCTCACCGAGAAGGTGCGCCGCCAGCCGTACAGCGTCGTGCTGTTCGACGAGGTGGAGAAGGCGCACCCCGATGTCTTCAACACCCTGCTGCAGATCCTGGACGACGGCCGGCTCACCGACGCGCAGGGCCGCACCGTCGACTTCCGGCACTGCGTCGTCATCATGACGTCGAACATCGGCGCGCACCGCATCCTCGACCACCAGGGCGACGTGTCGGAGCTGAAGGACGAGTTGATGGAGGACCTGCGGGGCCGCTTCCTGCCCGAGTTCCTCAACCGCATCGACGACATCATCATCTTCCACGGCCTCACCGAGGACGATCTGTCGCAGATCGTGGACCACCTGCTGGACCGGAGCAAGCACCGGGTGCACGCCCAGGGGATGCGGCTGGAGGTCACGGAGGCCGCCAAGAAGCTGCTGATCGCCCACGGCCACCAGCCGGAGTTCGGCGCCCGTCCGCTGCGCCGCACCATCCAGGCGGAACTCGACAACCGCATCGCCACGCTGCTGCTCGGCGGGGAGGCCGACCCCGGGGACACCATCGTCGCCGACGTCGAGAAGGACTCCCTGCACTGCTCGGTGCGCAAGCCCGCCTGA
- a CDS encoding Dyp-type peroxidase has product MPESQTVVVPPARAALFLVVTIDPGGEDTVRDLLQDVSALRRSVAFRAPPEELSCVVGIGSTAWDRLFSGPRPRDLHPFRELRGPRHHAPGTPGDLLFHVRARRMDLCFELARLFARRLDGAATVVDEVHGFKFFDERDLLGFVDGSENPEGEIADDAVFIGDEDAEFRGGSYVIVQKYLHNMKAWDALPAEDQEKVIGRTKLANVELPDEVKPADSHVALNTITDEHGNERRIVRENMPFGSIAQGEFGTYFIGYARTPEVTESMLRNMFLGREAARHDRILDFSVPVTGCLFHVPTIAFLDDPPERPPLAGHPTPGFSEY; this is encoded by the coding sequence GTGCCCGAATCGCAGACCGTCGTCGTCCCGCCGGCCAGAGCCGCCCTGTTCCTCGTCGTCACCATCGACCCGGGCGGCGAGGACACGGTCCGGGACCTGTTGCAGGACGTGTCCGCCCTGCGCCGTTCGGTCGCCTTCCGCGCCCCGCCCGAGGAGCTGAGCTGCGTCGTCGGTATCGGGTCCACCGCCTGGGACCGGCTGTTCAGCGGGCCGCGCCCCCGGGACCTGCACCCCTTCCGGGAGCTGAGGGGTCCGCGCCACCACGCCCCGGGCACCCCCGGCGACCTGCTCTTCCACGTCCGCGCCCGGCGCATGGACCTCTGCTTCGAACTGGCCCGGCTGTTCGCGCGGCGGCTCGACGGCGCGGCCACCGTGGTGGACGAGGTGCACGGCTTCAAGTTCTTCGACGAACGCGATCTGCTCGGCTTCGTGGACGGCAGCGAGAACCCCGAGGGCGAGATCGCCGACGACGCGGTGTTCATCGGCGACGAGGACGCGGAATTCCGGGGCGGCAGCTATGTGATCGTGCAGAAGTACCTGCACAACATGAAGGCGTGGGACGCCCTGCCCGCGGAGGACCAGGAAAAGGTCATCGGGCGCACCAAACTCGCCAACGTCGAACTGCCCGACGAGGTGAAACCCGCCGACTCCCACGTGGCGCTCAACACCATCACCGACGAGCACGGGAACGAACGCAGGATCGTACGCGAGAACATGCCCTTCGGCTCCATCGCGCAGGGCGAGTTCGGCACCTACTTCATCGGGTACGCCCGTACGCCCGAGGTCACGGAGTCGATGCTGCGGAACATGTTCCTCGGCCGCGAGGCGGCGCGGCACGACCGCATCCTCGACTTCTCCGTCCCGGTCACGGGCTGTCTCTTCCACGTGCCGACCATCGCCTTCCTCGACGATCCCCCCGAGCGGCCTCCGCTTGCGGGCCACCCAACGCCGGGTTTCAGTGAATACTGA
- a CDS encoding thioesterase family protein, whose product MHHRVTEADTAQALGSGEVPVLATPRLIAWLEAATVRAAAPYTGPGETTVGTAVRVRHLRATGVGGRVEVTARPPADGSGRRLTFAVRAVDAAGRLVAEGEIERAVVDRRRFLEGDL is encoded by the coding sequence ATGCACCACCGGGTGACCGAGGCCGACACCGCGCAGGCGCTGGGCAGCGGTGAGGTGCCCGTGCTCGCCACGCCCCGGCTGATCGCCTGGCTGGAGGCGGCGACCGTGCGGGCCGCCGCGCCGTACACCGGACCGGGCGAGACCACCGTGGGGACCGCCGTCCGGGTGCGGCATCTGCGCGCGACCGGCGTGGGCGGCCGGGTCGAGGTGACCGCGCGGCCGCCGGCCGACGGGTCCGGGCGGCGGCTCACCTTCGCCGTGCGGGCCGTCGACGCGGCGGGCCGGCTGGTCGCGGAGGGCGAGATCGAGCGGGCGGTCGTGGACCGGCGGCGGTTCCTCGAAGGGGACCTCTGA
- a CDS encoding NUDIX domain-containing protein: MGNVVQAVVVYDGRLLLVGQADGGELPSGTGQPAETAEATAARVVYELTGYLVDGSAPLDGTGAVVCQLLSEEPSEGARLASEQIHWTPIGETARAALPPAVRTYIEGHTPV; encoded by the coding sequence ATGGGGAACGTCGTACAGGCCGTCGTCGTCTACGACGGGCGGCTGCTGCTGGTGGGGCAGGCGGACGGCGGGGAACTGCCGTCGGGCACCGGGCAGCCGGCCGAGACCGCGGAGGCCACCGCCGCACGCGTCGTCTACGAACTCACCGGCTACCTCGTTGACGGCTCCGCGCCGCTGGACGGCACCGGGGCCGTGGTCTGCCAACTCCTCAGCGAGGAACCGTCGGAGGGCGCCCGGCTCGCGTCCGAGCAGATCCACTGGACGCCGATCGGGGAGACCGCCCGCGCCGCGCTCCCCCCGGCCGTCCGCACCTACATCGAGGGCCACACCCCCGTGTGA
- a CDS encoding YegS/Rv2252/BmrU family lipid kinase, translating into MRQFTAVVNPTAGGSTAAATLLQVARLLREAGAGLDTEYSNSLAHAQDIARRAGERGRIVLAVGGDGITGGIGGALSGTGTVFGIVPAGRGNDFARALGLPSEPAALADILLHAEPRPVDTIEVESAVHRRTVVLGSVYAGVDALANRHANHARLLRGSASYYAGGLRAVTTWRPADYRVTVDGAEHRHRGYTVVAANSPYYGSGRQIAPGARVDDGLLHVVMIREAPRRLFFTLMNELRTGAHIRRPEVRVLRARELRIEATRPVPYGADGEVEATLPVTVRVRPGDLPVLYRPADPA; encoded by the coding sequence ATGCGCCAGTTCACCGCCGTCGTCAACCCGACCGCGGGCGGTTCCACCGCGGCGGCCACGCTGCTCCAGGTGGCCCGCCTGCTGCGCGAGGCCGGGGCGGGTCTCGACACCGAGTACAGCAACAGCCTGGCCCACGCCCAGGACATCGCCCGCCGGGCCGGCGAGCGGGGCCGGATCGTGCTCGCCGTCGGCGGCGACGGCATCACCGGCGGCATCGGCGGCGCGCTGAGCGGCACCGGAACCGTCTTCGGGATCGTCCCGGCCGGGCGCGGCAACGACTTCGCCCGCGCCCTCGGCCTGCCGTCCGAGCCCGCCGCGCTCGCCGACATCCTGCTGCACGCGGAGCCGCGCCCGGTGGACACCATCGAGGTGGAGTCCGCCGTCCACCGGCGCACCGTGGTCCTCGGCAGCGTCTACGCCGGGGTCGACGCGCTGGCCAACCGGCACGCCAACCACGCCCGGCTGCTGCGCGGCTCCGCCTCCTACTACGCGGGCGGACTGCGCGCCGTCACCACCTGGCGGCCGGCCGACTACCGCGTCACCGTCGACGGCGCGGAACACCGCCACCGCGGCTACACGGTCGTCGCCGCCAACTCCCCCTACTACGGCTCCGGCCGGCAGATCGCCCCCGGTGCCCGGGTGGACGACGGCCTGCTGCACGTCGTGATGATCCGAGAGGCGCCCCGCCGACTGTTCTTCACCCTGATGAACGAGCTGCGCACCGGCGCCCACATACGCCGCCCCGAAGTGCGCGTCCTGCGCGCCAGGGAACTGCGCATCGAGGCCACCCGTCCCGTCCCCTACGGCGCCGACGGCGAGGTGGAGGCCACCCTGCCCGTGACGGTGCGGGTGCGGCCCGGGGACCTGCCCGTGCTGTACCGGCCGGCCGATCCGGCCTGA
- a CDS encoding FAD-binding oxidoreductase — MDMLWNGWGDPAKAAPLPDSVTGLLRDLLGVKPRSTPALALEDIEPPAPTAGPAALAALAEAVGDAAHVRTDPESRIRHTRGKSTPDLLRIRTGDTRDVPQAVVLPATHDEVLAVLRACAAHGLAAVPFGGGTSVVGGLAPEHGAFVALDLRRMNRLLDLDTVSRTAVLQPGLRAPEAEALLAAQGFTLGHFPQSFEWASIGGFAAARSSGQASAGYGRFDEMVLGLTLATPEGTVETGRAPRSAAGPDLRQLVLGSEGAFGIITSVTVRVRPLPETKIYEGWRFASFEEGAAALRRLAQDGPRPTVLRLSDETETLIGLASPDKIGTSLGQSDAGCLAITGYEGTPEETAHRRERAAAVLTAAGGTPLGTEPGERWAHGRFSAPYLRDALLDVGAFAETLETAAFWSRIPELYGAVRGALTDTLTRAGTPPLVMCHISHVYENGASLYFTVVSAQGEDPVAHWTPAKHAANEAVLAAGGTISHHHGVGTDHRDWYVREAGELAVEALRAVKRRLDPDGLLNPGVLLPTD; from the coding sequence ATGGACATGCTGTGGAACGGCTGGGGCGACCCGGCCAAGGCGGCACCGCTGCCCGACTCGGTGACCGGGCTGCTGCGCGACCTGCTCGGCGTCAAGCCGCGCAGCACCCCCGCGCTCGCCCTGGAGGACATCGAGCCGCCCGCCCCCACGGCCGGCCCGGCCGCCCTCGCGGCGCTCGCCGAGGCCGTGGGCGACGCCGCCCACGTCCGCACCGACCCCGAGAGCCGCATCCGGCACACCCGCGGCAAGTCCACCCCCGACCTGCTGCGCATCCGCACCGGCGACACCCGCGACGTCCCGCAGGCCGTGGTCCTGCCCGCCACCCACGACGAGGTCCTCGCCGTGCTGCGCGCCTGCGCCGCGCACGGCCTGGCCGCCGTCCCCTTCGGCGGCGGCACCTCCGTGGTCGGCGGCCTCGCCCCCGAGCACGGCGCGTTCGTCGCCCTCGATCTGCGCCGCATGAACCGCCTGCTCGACCTGGACACCGTCTCGCGCACCGCCGTCCTCCAGCCGGGTCTGCGCGCCCCCGAGGCCGAGGCCCTGCTCGCCGCACAGGGCTTCACCCTCGGCCACTTCCCGCAGTCCTTCGAGTGGGCGAGCATCGGCGGCTTCGCCGCGGCCCGCTCCAGCGGCCAGGCCTCCGCCGGCTACGGCCGCTTCGACGAGATGGTCCTCGGCCTCACCCTCGCCACCCCCGAGGGCACGGTGGAGACCGGCCGCGCCCCGCGCTCGGCCGCCGGCCCCGACCTGCGCCAGCTGGTCCTCGGCTCCGAGGGCGCCTTCGGCATCATCACCTCCGTCACCGTGCGCGTCCGCCCCCTGCCCGAGACGAAGATCTACGAGGGCTGGCGGTTCGCCTCCTTCGAGGAGGGCGCCGCCGCGCTGCGCAGGCTCGCCCAGGACGGACCACGGCCGACCGTGCTGCGCCTGTCCGACGAGACCGAGACCCTGATCGGCCTCGCCTCGCCCGACAAGATCGGCACCTCCCTCGGCCAGAGCGACGCCGGCTGCCTCGCCATCACCGGTTACGAGGGCACCCCCGAGGAGACCGCGCACCGCCGCGAGCGCGCGGCGGCCGTCCTGACGGCCGCGGGCGGCACCCCGCTCGGCACGGAGCCCGGCGAACGCTGGGCCCACGGCCGCTTCTCCGCGCCGTACCTGCGCGACGCCCTCCTCGACGTCGGTGCCTTCGCCGAGACCCTGGAGACCGCGGCCTTCTGGTCCCGCATCCCGGAGCTGTACGGCGCCGTGCGCGGCGCGCTCACCGACACCCTCACCCGGGCCGGCACCCCGCCGCTCGTGATGTGCCACATCTCCCACGTCTACGAGAACGGCGCCTCCCTCTACTTCACCGTCGTCAGCGCCCAGGGCGAGGACCCGGTGGCCCACTGGACGCCCGCCAAGCACGCGGCGAACGAGGCCGTGCTCGCCGCCGGCGGCACCATCTCCCACCACCACGGGGTGGGCACCGACCACCGCGACTGGTATGTCAGGGAGGCCGGAGAGCTGGCCGTCGAGGCACTGCGCGCCGTCAAGCGCCGCCTGGACCCCGACGGCCTGCTCAACCCCGGCGTCCTGCTGCCCACCGACTGA
- a CDS encoding TetR/AcrR family transcriptional regulator, translated as MTPIRHNGADGSGTDSDPVLDAVRDCVLAVGVRRTTLADVARRAGVSRMTLYRRWPDLRTLVGDLMTREWIAVATRAIPEAAPGVDTRTRLVRGLVAGVEAFRAHPLFHKIVDVDPELLLPYVLDRRGASQEALLALLAEGLREGHADGSVRPGHIERQARALLLTVQSFTLSLRTMTDEDDPELDSAAFLGELRTLLERILTP; from the coding sequence ATGACGCCTATTCGTCACAACGGTGCCGACGGTTCCGGCACGGACAGCGACCCGGTGCTCGACGCGGTCCGCGACTGCGTGCTGGCCGTCGGGGTCCGCCGCACCACGCTCGCCGACGTCGCCCGCCGCGCCGGAGTCTCCCGGATGACCCTGTACCGGCGCTGGCCCGACCTGCGCACACTGGTGGGCGATCTGATGACCCGTGAGTGGATCGCGGTGGCCACCCGGGCGATCCCCGAGGCCGCGCCCGGTGTCGACACGCGCACCCGGCTGGTGCGGGGGCTGGTGGCCGGCGTCGAGGCGTTCCGGGCGCACCCCCTCTTCCACAAGATCGTCGACGTCGATCCGGAGCTGCTGCTCCCCTATGTGCTCGACCGGCGCGGGGCGAGCCAGGAGGCGCTGCTCGCGCTGCTGGCCGAGGGCCTGCGCGAGGGCCACGCGGACGGTTCCGTGCGCCCCGGACACATCGAACGGCAGGCGCGCGCCCTGCTGTTGACCGTGCAGTCCTTCACCCTGTCCCTGCGCACGATGACCGACGAGGACGACCCGGAGCTGGACTCCGCCGCCTTCCTCGGCGAGCTGCGCACCCTCCTGGAGAGGATCCTGACGCCATGA